From Desulfovibrio desulfuricans:
AAAGGCCTCCAGAACTGCGCTGTATGTGTAGATGCGGTGAGCGTTGTAGTGAATTTTTGCCACCCCGCCAATGGGAACAGCAAAGAGCAGACGCCCTCCCCTGCCAAGAACACGCGCCAGTTCGCGCATGGCCGCAATATCCCCCTGCGGAGAAAAAGGATCGCCGTAGCGCTCAAGGCCAATATGCTCCACAACGTGCATGCACGACAGGGAATCCACACTTTCGTCAGCAAAGGGGAGGCTGGTGAGGTCGGCCCGCTTGCAGCGCAGGTTGCCAAGGGTAAGGGGGGCGGGGCGATAGTCGTAAAACGTGATGGGCACAAAGGCCGACGCGATAGACACAAAATAGAGGCTCGAAGAAATGTCTATATGGCTTGCGGGCCGCGTGCGTGCAAGAACGCGTGCCGCCCACGCCGTATGGTAGATATAATGG
This genomic window contains:
- a CDS encoding DUF268 domain-containing protein, whose amino-acid sequence is MKSEEMALKEQFLLRFLEVAEQLQDGGRFLCCKEDLHPCLNDAQGTTPFDAHYIYHTAWAARVLARTRPASHIDISSSLYFVSIASAFVPITFYDYRPAPLTLGNLRCKRADLTSLPFADESVDSLSCMHVVEHIGLERYGDPFSPQGDIAAMRELARVLGRGGRLLFAVPIGGVAKIHYNAHRIYTYSAVLEAFGFLYLEEFALVTDRGEFIAHASEAEAQQQKYGCGCFLFRKQK